Proteins encoded by one window of Microplitis mediator isolate UGA2020A chromosome 1, iyMicMedi2.1, whole genome shotgun sequence:
- the LOC130678759 gene encoding asparagine--tRNA ligase, cytoplasmic: MPEKDLAELSIGGIYTSEKNGSDDVGDGTEAKPFKTILQAMRHAGKEPFPTIYQDSKDESQKYEPAAKSQLKKVQKIWVREQHKNEDKQKKLTEDDEKRTKNLDEAKLIIIEEDKSLPAAIRIKIKDAVEYRDKRVELFGWVHRLRRQGKSLMFITLRDGTGFLQCVLNDKLCQVYDALLLNTEASVELFGTLKKLPEGKTAPGGHELSVDYWKLIGNSPPGGADSILNEEAHPDVQLDNRHIMIRGENTSRVLLMRSILLQAFREHYLDRGYAEVTPPTLVQTQVEGGSTLFKLNYFGEEAFLTQSSQLYLETCIPAMGDCYCIAQSYRAEQSRTRRHLAEYSHVEAECPFITFDDLLNRLEDLICDVVERVLKSPYGHIVHELNPEFQVPKRPFKRMNYSEAIEYLREHNITKEDGSFYEFGEDIPEMPERKMTDKINEPIMLCRFPANIKSFYMSKCSEDQRLTESVDVLLPNVGEIVGGSMRIWDYDELLEGYKREGIDPAAYYWYTDQRKYGTCPHGGYGLGLERFLCWLLNRYHIRDTCLYPRFLERCKP, from the exons ATGCCGGAAAAAGATTTGGCTGAATTATCTATag gtgGTATTTATACATCTGAAAAAAATGGATCTGATGATGTTGGAGATGGTACTGAAGCTAAACCCTTCAAAACGATTCTCCAAGCGATGAGACATGCTGGTAAAGAACCCTTTCCAACAATTTATCAAGACTCCAAAGACGAGAGCCAAAAGTATGAGCCAGCTGCTAAATCACAGTTGAAAAAAGTCCAGAAGATTTGGGTTAGAGAGCAACATAAAAATGAagataagcaaaaaaaattgacagaaGATGATGAGAAGCGTACGAAAAATTTAGATGAagctaaattaataataattgaagaaGATAAATCATTACCTGCAGCtattagaattaaaataaaagatgcTGTTGAATATCGGGACAAACGAGTTGAACTTTTTGGTTGGGTTCATCGCTTAAGACGTCaag GTAAATCCCTTATGTTCATTACTCTACGCGACGGTACTGGATTTTTGCAGTGTGTACTTAACGATAAATTGTGTCAAGTTTACGACGCTTTGTTATTAAACACCGAAGCTTCTGTTGAATTGTTTGGTACTTTGAAAAAACTTCCTGAAGGCAAAACT gcACCTGGAGGACACGAATTGTCTGTTGATTACTGGAAGTTAATTGGTAATTCACCGCCCGGCGGTGCCGACTCTATTCTTAATGAAGAAGCTCATCCTGATGTTCAATTAGACAACAGACATATTATGATTCGCGGTGAAAac acTTCACGGGTATTATTAATGAGATCGATACTACTTCAAGCATTCAGAGAACATTATTTAGATCGTGGTTACGCTGAAGTAACACCACCTACTCTCGTCCAAACTCAAGTTGAAGGTGGATCAACTTTGTTTAAGCTCAATTACTTTGG AGAAGAAGCATTTTTAACCCAGAGTTCTCAATTGTATTTGGAGACCTGTATCCCAGCGATGGGTGACTGTTACTGTATTGCTCAGTCTTATCGTGCTGAACAGTCACGAACACGTCGTCATTTAGCTGAGTACAGTCACGTAGAAGCTGAATGCCCATTCATAACATTTGATGATTTATTAAACCGCTTGGAAGATTTAATTTGTGATGTAGTCGAACGTGTTTTGAAATCACCATATGGTCATATTGTTCATGAATTGAATCCTGAATTTCAAGTCCCTAAGAGACCTTTCAAACGAATGAATTATTCTGAAGCTATTGAGTACCTACGAGAACACAATATTACCAAAGAAGATGGCAGTTTCTATGAATTTGGAGAA gaTATTCCAGAAATGCCCGAAAGAAAAATGacagataaaataaatgaaccaATAATGCTTTGTCGTTTCCCAGCAAacataaaatcattttatatgtCCAAGTGTTCGGAAGATCAACGTTTAACAGAATCTGTTGATGTCTTACTGCCTAATGTTGGTGAAATTGTTGGAGGATCAATGCGTATTTGggattatgatgagttattggAAGGATACAAGAGAGAAGGAATTGATCCGGCTGCTTACTACTGGTACACTGACCAG AGAAAGTATGGAACATGTCCTCACGGTGGATACGGACTTGGTCTCGAGAGATTTTTATGCTGGTTATTGAACAGATATCACATTCGTGATACTTGTCTTTACCCGCGTTTCTTGGAACGTTGTAAACCATAA
- the LOC130678749 gene encoding DNA-directed RNA polymerase, mitochondrial yields MYRLFKVPKVIIRNVCNSSQAYYDSTNHLCSHCKLEHSIQLKRIGIIQIRVYSTINTVVVPSISVKVKRKTKKYAELLEVTDCSVNSRKPAIRKINESYLSLLVDKVDKKKVNPFDYHEAKEIQVLLSEESNINVNNNNESHALDEQLHEHESDGQEELTGIMEDLHSSGIADSASIIKNMSTLGTIAEEHLEGEFEDEVGHDGKLQWKRSTNSQIRKLQLEELKAKELEKLSLAKIKNQHEGLVRALKAYLNVCINCNMIGRAYHTVIYYRKSKSHSKYSNIRDLTLYNILLQAYASRGQYSKLREIVTIIKEDKLETDAKTYAAIFECFGNISPSPKQLQFLRETYDEMNRKKITLDEVLNQSKFKVNQYNNVLRGILLINNQFKPEQRTEDGSYDCHLLNKISPTTVVQNSPAENLLNLNDLMSRFEKQIKYEMDGHVKIKSIAKFNDSKPMVWYYKNEVKKLEVEWEKAVSNAFDRDLEALRHRERTPIPNRIVLYPYLCVLEKEEYVNAILHEVRKLANGSETFSPSFGVLCRRIGKYINDKYEILEKKKNKYTDVMEKVYLKYSDWYLHRNNRLNSRASWQNITNKISHNFSLELVSAQWPNNLQFMIGKFLYNIILNDVKLDINSAKPDRTSVDIRPAFYAVVRSNNRKHLIKEIKTHPTLAKIYRESQPETLNFDTCLVPSECPPRPWSSVQSGGYLLLKTDVIRVPMFAIEQVKRLEATPTKQMWPALDCLNQLGSIPWSVNKSVLDLAIKIFRDGGSVQLNVPQPPSVLDPGPLLHENCTEAERRAFKKTQIELKRKKSEMYSLWCDALYRLSLANHYRDKIFWLPHNMDFRGRVYPVPPHLNHLGSDLARSILIFALGKPLGPNGLDWLKIHTINLTGFKKRESVTERLRYANEILDKIIDSAEKPLDGEMWWATSDEPWQTLASCMEIASALKTPNSEKYVCRFPIHQDGSCNGLQHYAALGRDQIGAESVNLYPFEKPQDVYSSVATMVDSIRSRDAANGNQIAKVLEGFVKRKIIKQTVMTTVYGVTKFGARLQIARQLKDLDDFPQEYVWQGSLYLAQKTFESLRTMFESARQIQDWFTDCAQVISAIKGKNMEWVTPLGLPVIQPYSKVLPSRSKFKDIAIDLFLKPNTIKQKNAFAPNFVHSLDSCHMMLTSLHCEHIGMTFVSVHDCYWTHPCSVEVMSKICREQFVALHSEPILEDLSKFFVEKFTCDTPISETDNLEEILSKKKLIRILSNVPKKGSFELKKVLESTYFFS; encoded by the exons ATGTATCGATTATTTAAAGTACCAAAAGTGATTATAAGAAATGTGTGCAATTCATCACAAGCTTATTATGATTCGACGAACCATTTGTGCTCTCACTGCAAACTAGAACATTctattcaattaaaaa GAATTGGAATTATACAAATACGAGTTTATTCGACAATAAATACTGTTGTGGTACCATCAATTTCAGTGAAAGTAAaacgtaaaacaaaaaaatatgcagAGTTATTAGAAG TTACCGATTGCAGTGTAAATAGTCGTAAACCAGCAATtcgtaaaataaatgaatcatACTTATCATTATTAGTCGataaagttgataaaaaaaaagtaaatccaTTCGATTATCATGAAGCTAAAGAAATTCAAGTATTACTTTCTGAAgaatcaaatataaatgtaaataataataatgaatcaCATGCATTAGATGAACAG ttgcatGAACATGAAAGTGATGGTCAAGAAGAGTTAACTGGAATAATGGAAGATTTACATTCATCTGGAATTGCAGATTCGgcatcaattattaaaaatatgtccACATTAGGTACAATAGCAGAAGAGCATTTAGAAGGTGAATTCGAGGATGAAGTTGGCCATGATGGCAAATTACAATGGAagag aaGTACTAATTCCCaaataagaaaattgcaaCTTGAAGAATTGAAGGCAAAAGAGTTGGAAAAATTATCTCTAgcgaaaattaaaaaccaaCATGAAGGTTTAGTACGAGCATTAAAGGCATATTTAAATGTCTGCATTAATTGTAATATGATTGGTCGTGCATATCATACAGTtatatattatagaaagtCAAAATCACATAGCAAATATTCCAACATACGTGATCTTACgctttataatattttattacaagcTTACGCGTCTCGTGGCCAGTATTCAAAACTTCGTGAAATTGTAACGATAATAAAAGAAGATAAATTGGAGACTGATGCTAAAACGTATGCAGCTATATTTGAATGCTTTGGAAATATATCACCTTCTCCAAAGCAACTGC AGTTTTTACGTGAAACGTATGACGAAAtgaataggaaaaaaattacacttgaCGAAGTGTTAAATCAATCAAAGTTTAAAGTTAATCAATATAACAATGTTTTAAGaggtattttattaataaataatcaatttaaacCGGAACAAAGAACTGAGGATGGATCTTATGATTGtcatttgttgaataaaatctCACCAACAACTGTCGTGCAAAACAGCCCCgcggaaaatttattaaatttaaatgatttaatgagtagatttgaaaaacaaattaagTATGAGATGGATGGacatgttaaaattaaaagcatTGCTAAATTTAATGATTCTAAGCCTATGGTGTGGTACTac aaaaatgaagttaaaaaacttgAAGTAGAATGGGAAAAAGCAGTTTCGAATGCGTTCGATCGTGATTTAGAAGCTTTGAGACATCGCGAACGTACTCCGATCCCAAATCGAATAGTATTGTATCCTTATTTATGTGTATTGGAAAAAGAAGAGTATGTAAATGCGATTTTACATGAGGTTCGTAAACTGGCAAATGGATCAGAAACGTTTAGCCCATCTTTCGGTGTACTCTGCAGAAGGATCGGAAAATATATTAACGACAAATACGAG atattagagaagaaaaagaataaatatacaGATGTGATGGAAAAAGTGTACTTAAAATACAGTGATTGGTATTTACACCgaaataatcgattaaatagTCGCGCAAGTTGGCAAAATATAACTAACAAGATATCACATAATTTCAGTCTTGAATTAGTGTCAGCTCAATGGCCAAATAATTTGCAGTTCATGATTGGTAAATTTCTTTATAACATAATTCTTAATGACGTTAAATTAGATATAAACAGCGCAAAACCCGATCGTACATCAGTAGATATACGGCCAGCATTTTACGCGGTAGTGAGAAGCAATAATCGTAAACATttgataaaagaaataaaaactcatCCAACATTAGCTAAAATTTATCGAGAATCACAGCCGGAGACGCTAAATTTCGATACATGTTTGGTACCATCTGAGTGTCCGCCACGGCCCTGGTCGTCTGTCCAAAGTGGCGGTTACTTATTACTCAAGACGGATGTAATTCGTGTTCCTATGTTCGCGATTGAACAAGTGAAACGTCTGGAAGCAACACCCACGAAACAAATGTGGCCAGCTCTAGACTGTCTTAATCAACTAGGATCAATTCCATGGTCTGTAAATAAATCAGTACTTGATTTagcaattaaaatattccGCGATGGCGGTTCTGTTCAATTAAATGTACCTCAACCACCCTCAGTTTTGGATCCAGGACCTTTATTGCATGAAAACTGTACTGAAGCCGAGAGACGTGCCTTTAAAAAAACTCAGATTGAACTTAAACGTAAGAAAAGTGAAATGTACTCACTGTGGTGTGATGCGCTCTATCGTTTATCTCTGGCAAATCATTAtcgtgataaaatattttggttACCACATAATATGGATTTTCGTGGACGTGTTTATCCAGTACCGCCTCATCTAAATCATTTGGGTTCTGATTTAGCTCGTTCAATATTGATTTTTGCACTGGGAAAACCACTGGGTCCAAACGGTCTTGATTGGCTGAAGATACACACTATTAATTTAACAGGTTTTAAAAAACGTGAATCAGTTACCGAGAGACTACGTTATGCAAATGAGATCTtggataaaataattgatagcgCTGAGAAACCATTGGATGGTGAAATGTGGTGGGCAACTAGTGATGAGCCCTGGCAAACTCTAGCTTCATGTATGGAAATAGCATCTGCACTTAAGACACCTAATTCTGAAAAATATGTATGCAGATTTCCAATTCATCAGGATGGTAGTTGTAACGGGTTACAACATTATGCCGCATTGGGAAGAGATCAAATTGGAGCGGAAAGTGTTAATTTGTATCCTTTTGAAAAACCACAAGACGTGTATAGTAGTGTAGCTACAATGGTTGATAGCATCCGATCTAGAGATGCAGCTAATGGTAATCAAATTGCTAAAGTTTTAGAAGGTtttgttaaaagaaaaattattaaacagaCAGTAATGACTACAGTATATGGTGTTACTAAATTTGGTGCACGATTACAAATTGCGAGGCAGTTAAAAG atcTAGATGATTTTCCACAAGAATACGTTTGGCAAGGTAGTTTGTACTTAgcacaaaaaacatttgaaaGTTTAAGAACAATGTTTGAGAGTGCCAGACAAATTCAAGACTGGTTCACTGATTGTGCTCAAGTAATATCGGcgataaaaggaaaaaatatgGAATGGGTTACTCCATTGGGATTACCTGTAATTCAACCCTATAGTAAAGTTTTACCTTCAAGAAgtaaatttaaggatattgcaattgatttatttct TAAACCAAATAcgattaaacaaaaaaatgcattcGCTCCTAATTTTGTTCATTCATTGGATTCGTGTCATATGATGTTAACGAGTTTACATTGTGAGCATATTGGGATGACATTTGTATCAGTTCATGATTGTTATTGGACACATCCATGTAGTGTTGAAGTTATGAgtaag ATATGTCGTGAACAATTCGTAGCTCTACACTCTGAACCGATTCTTGAAgatttatcgaaattttttgttgaaaaattcaCATGTGATACACC GATTTCGGAGACAGATAATCTTGAAGagattttatctaaaaaaaaattaattcgtaTTCTATCCAATGTTCCGAAAAAAGGAAGCTTTGAGCTCAAAAAAGTTTTAGAATCAACTTACTTTTTCAGTTAA
- the LOC130664472 gene encoding uncharacterized protein LOC130664472 isoform X1, with the protein MGLTRNFSTYCFLFHVLGIFANDNCDISKCPGPLNYYQDLKCIPVYKLPEDCCPYKYNCDHLDQRSTTKCYINGHEYEIGEHLRDEDKNPCSKGCFCSSRRGIASFTCAIVDCFSRSDPNCYLPRNATQCCPGKQVCVERQEDIVTCEVDGKSYKDGENFSPAAEPHKNCYCGPGYTGENIAPFCVTLVDTCRTELNHAHEVHNNCAPVYYKPESLNDGCPIEYRCQNKRDQVIKKNPASESNSDVTCKFGDLTMNYGDELNQATGYNSVCVKCTCEVGPIPSCYRLPASECDITNHPPFDNNK; encoded by the exons ATGGGATTGACacgtaatttttcaacttattGCTTTTTGTTTCATGTATTAGGAATTTTTGCTAATGACA ATTGTGATATATCGAAATGTCCAGGCCCTCTTAATTATTACCAAGATCTAAAATGTATACCAGTTTATAAATTACCAGAAGATTGTTGTCCGTATAAGTATAATTGTGATCATTTAGATCAAAGATCTACGACAAAGTGTTACATAAACGGCCATGAATATGAAATTGGAGAGCATCTGAGAGATGAAGATAAAAATCCTTGTAGTAAAGGATGCTTTTGTTCCAGCCGGAGAGGCAt AGCAAGTTTTACTTGTGCAATAGTAGATTGTTTTTCTCGATCTGATCCTAATTGTTATCTTCCTCGTAATGCAACTCAATGTTGTCCTGGTAAACAGGTTTGTG ttGAGAGACAAGAAGATATAGTGACATGTGAAGTTGACGGTAAAAGTTACAAAGATGGCGAAAATTTCAGTCCGGCCGCAGAGCCACATAAAAATTGTTACTGCGGTCCAGGATACACcg GTGAAAACATCGCACCTTTCTGTGTAACATTAGTGGACACATGTCGAACTGAATTGAACCATGCTCATGAAGTTCATAACAATTGTGCCCCAGTTTATTATAAACCTGAAAGCTTAAACGATGGCTGTCCTATTGAATACAGATGCc aaaATAAACGAGatcaagttattaaaaaaaatccagccAGTGAATCTAATTCGG ATGTGACCTGTAAATTTGGTGACTTGACAATGAATTATGGAGATGAACTTAATCAAGCTACAGGTTATAATTCTGTGTGTGTAAAATGTACTTGTGAAGTAGGACCTATACCATCTTGTTATCGTTTACCTGCTAGCGAATGTGACATCACAAATCATCCGccttttgataataataaataa
- the LOC130664472 gene encoding uncharacterized protein LOC130664472 isoform X2, which translates to MTVNCDISKCPGPLNYYQDLKCIPVYKLPEDCCPYKYNCDHLDQRSTTKCYINGHEYEIGEHLRDEDKNPCSKGCFCSSRRGIASFTCAIVDCFSRSDPNCYLPRNATQCCPGKQVCVERQEDIVTCEVDGKSYKDGENFSPAAEPHKNCYCGPGYTGENIAPFCVTLVDTCRTELNHAHEVHNNCAPVYYKPESLNDGCPIEYRCQNKRDQVIKKNPASESNSDVTCKFGDLTMNYGDELNQATGYNSVCVKCTCEVGPIPSCYRLPASECDITNHPPFDNNK; encoded by the exons ATGACAGTAa ATTGTGATATATCGAAATGTCCAGGCCCTCTTAATTATTACCAAGATCTAAAATGTATACCAGTTTATAAATTACCAGAAGATTGTTGTCCGTATAAGTATAATTGTGATCATTTAGATCAAAGATCTACGACAAAGTGTTACATAAACGGCCATGAATATGAAATTGGAGAGCATCTGAGAGATGAAGATAAAAATCCTTGTAGTAAAGGATGCTTTTGTTCCAGCCGGAGAGGCAt AGCAAGTTTTACTTGTGCAATAGTAGATTGTTTTTCTCGATCTGATCCTAATTGTTATCTTCCTCGTAATGCAACTCAATGTTGTCCTGGTAAACAGGTTTGTG ttGAGAGACAAGAAGATATAGTGACATGTGAAGTTGACGGTAAAAGTTACAAAGATGGCGAAAATTTCAGTCCGGCCGCAGAGCCACATAAAAATTGTTACTGCGGTCCAGGATACACcg GTGAAAACATCGCACCTTTCTGTGTAACATTAGTGGACACATGTCGAACTGAATTGAACCATGCTCATGAAGTTCATAACAATTGTGCCCCAGTTTATTATAAACCTGAAAGCTTAAACGATGGCTGTCCTATTGAATACAGATGCc aaaATAAACGAGatcaagttattaaaaaaaatccagccAGTGAATCTAATTCGG ATGTGACCTGTAAATTTGGTGACTTGACAATGAATTATGGAGATGAACTTAATCAAGCTACAGGTTATAATTCTGTGTGTGTAAAATGTACTTGTGAAGTAGGACCTATACCATCTTGTTATCGTTTACCTGCTAGCGAATGTGACATCACAAATCATCCGccttttgataataataaataa